GATTTACTAAAACGTTCGACAGAAGCAATCATTTCGCTCAGTGAAGCCGAATGGCAACAACTGCTGGAGCTATTCGAAGTCAGGATATTGAAGAAAAACGACTATTTTCTAAAAGAGGGTGAGGTATGCACTTCCATCGCTTTCATTAACCGGGGAACGCTGATATATTATAAGTTACAGGATTCGGGGAATGAGGCGACCACCGATTTTGCTTTTCCCGGAGATTGGGTAACCGACAACAGAAGCAGACTTAGCCATAACCCCTCTTATATTCATATCAAAGCAATTGACGACTGTGAACTGCTGGTGATTTCCAACAATAATCTTAACTATG
The Parabacteroides sp. FAFU027 DNA segment above includes these coding regions:
- a CDS encoding Crp/Fnr family transcriptional regulator, which encodes MNSDLLKRSTEAIISLSEAEWQQLLELFEVRILKKNDYFLKEGEVCTSIAFINRGTLIYYKLQDSGNEATTDFAFPGDWVTDNRSRLSHNPSYIHIKAIDDCELLVISNNNLNYAYQQIPKLEKLGRILIEQAFVKIAQHSIDLQTLTAGQRYEKLLHEHPEIVQQVPLYHIANFLGIAPKSLSRIRGK